The following proteins are encoded in a genomic region of Gadus macrocephalus chromosome 19, ASM3116895v1:
- the LOC132447510 gene encoding solute carrier organic anion transporter family member 1C1-like, with translation MARWSDGGAMTSQQSLCSTDPAPKTKRSCSTLKLFIMALAFAYFSKALAGSYMKSAITQIERRFELSTTHVGMVDGSFEMGNLLFLVLVSHFGARLHRPRLIGVGCLLMAAGSFLTGLPHFFMGSYTYDTAVHSSLSDNGSIAACVDTLELDPGPTLADRTACVKDPSSHMWIYVLLGNALRGLGETPVTPLGISYIDDYARAENSPFYIACVHTVSLLGPVFGFLLGSACVRLYVDIGYVDLDSVTISPKDARWVGAWWLGFFISTALLLLSAIPFWFLPRTLPKQGPPEGEGAPTHPHAIQEGLLELDGDVPPSPEDRPAPVHKGLLQSLKQLLGTPAYLLLLCSGVLRFNAVIGLFTFKAKYIEQQFGQSASRANFVIGALTLPVFAVGIFLGGLLMKRYRLSVFSGALLSFVTSVVAFLLFLLLHLGTKCEHVAVAGLTVSYNGTAGVWGGDEAVVAPCNQACSCPLGAWDPVCSQSGITYTSPCTAGCLGSSGSGMATVFHNCSCLSHFYPEGGSTSVSLGQCPRGNDCVRSFTSYMAISVLSSFISALGAMPGYMVIIRYATLTRATWLAKRYATLSRATL, from the exons atGGCCAGGTGGTCTGATGGTGGCGCTATGACcagtcaacagtctctctgCAGCACGGACCCGGCCCCCAAAACCAAGCGCAGCTGTTCCACTCTCAAG ctGTTCATCATGGCGCTGGCCTTTGCGTACTTCTCCAAGGCGCTGGCCGGGTCCTACATGAAGAGCGCCATCACTCAGATAGAGAGGCGCTTCGAGCTGTCGACCACCCACGTAGGGATGGTGGACGGCAGCTTCGAgatgg GCAACCTGCTGTTTCTGGTCCTGGTCAGCCATTTTGGCGCCAGGCTGCACCGGCCGCGGCTCATCGGGGTGGGCTGCCTCCTGATGGCCGCCGGCTCCTTCCTCACCGGACTGCCGCACTTCTTCATGGGCAG CTACACGTACGACACGGCGGTCCACAGCTCCCTCAGCGACAACGGCAGCATCGCTGCGTGCGTGGACACCCTGGAGCTGGACCCGGGTCCAACGCTAGCGGACCGCACGG CGTGTGTGAAGGACCCCAGCTCCCACATGTGGATCTACGTGCTGCTGGGCAACGCTCTGAGGGGCCTTGGGGAGACCCCCGTCACTCCGCTGGGGATCTCCTACATCGACGACTACGCCCGGGCCGAGAACTCCCCCTTCTACAtcg CGTGCGTGCACACCGTCAGCCTCCTGGGGCCCGTGTTCGGGTTCCTCCTGGGATCCGCGTGTGTGCGGCTCTACGTGGACATAGGATACGTGGATCTAG ACAGCGTGACCATCTCCCCTAAAGACGCCCGCTGGGTGGGCGCCTGGTGGCTGGGCTTCTTCATCTCCACcgccctcctgctcctctccgcGATCCCCTTCTGGTTCCTGCCCCGCACCCTTCCCAAGCAGGGCCCccccgagggggagggggccccGACCCACCCCCACGCCATCCAGGAGGGGCTCCTGGAGCTGGACGGGGACGTCCCCCCCAGCCCTGAGGACAGACCGGCCCCCGTCCACAAAG GGCTGCTCCAGTCCCTGAAGCAGCTGTTGGGGACTCCGGCCTacctcctgctgctctgctCCGGGGTGCTGCGGTTCAACGCTGTCATCGGCCTCTTCACCTTCAAGGCCAAGTACATCGAGCAGCAGTTCGGACAGTCCGCCTCCCGGGCCAACTTCGTGATCG GCGCTCTGACGCTGCCGGTGTTTGCGGTGGGGATCTTCCTCGGGGGGCTGCTGATGAAGAGGTACCGGCTGAGCGTGTTCTCCGGCGCCCTGCTCTCCTTCGTCACCTCCGTCGtggccttcctcctcttcctcctgctccacctcggCACCAAGTGTGAACACGTGGCCGTCGCCGGACTCACCGTCTCCTACaacgg GACGGCGGGCGTGTGGGGCGGGGACGAGGCGGTGGTGGCCCCCTGTAACCAGGCCTGCTCCTGCCCCCTGGGGGCCTGGGACCCCGTGTGCTCCCAGAGCGGCATCACCTACACCTCGCCCTGCACCGCGGGGTGCCTGGGGTCCTCGGGGAGCGGCATGGCCACC GTCTTCCACAACTGCAGCTGCCTGTCCCACTTCTACCCAGAAGGGGGCAGCACCTCAGTGAGCCTGGGCCAGTGTCCCCGTGGCAACGACTGCGTCCGCAGCTTCACCTCCTACATGGCCATCTCTGTCCTTAGCTCCTTCATAAGCGCCTTGGGAGCCATGCCAGGCTACATGGTTATCATACGGTATGCTACGCTTACTAGGGCTACATGGTTAGCAAAAAGGTATGCTACACTCTCTAGAGCTACATTGTAA
- the LOC132447785 gene encoding solute carrier organic anion transporter family member 1C1-like, which yields MSVDTKPQRKACCSKLKLFLAALSFVYFAKAFAGGYMKSSVTQIERRFDIPSSLIGVIDGSFEIGNLLVIAFVSYFGAKLHRPRIIGAGCLVMAMGCFLTAMPHFFQGHYQYETSMSHSLDNATESILPCLTNHSTVVDTDMHSEKSRAACEKEAGSSMWVYVFLGNMLRGIGETPITPLGVSYLDDFSREENTAFYIACIQTVGILGPMMGFMLGSFCAKVYVDIGSVDLDALTINDQDSRWVGAWWLGFLVTGVVILMSAIPFFFLPKSMAKQGEEEEEEEEEEERGRTGKGSNMEHENFLPGEKAGAEKEEEKEVNFSELAKDFLPSLRRLFSNRVYPLIILTSLVAVNGFIGMITFKPKYMEQIYGQSASKAIFLIGSMNLPAVALGVITGGLILKRYRLGVVGAARMALGTSITSFLLLFIQFFIHCDNAEVAGLTVSYQGLPAVSYQPVSMVSGCNMGCSCSLRHWDPVCSSNGLSYASPCLAGCQTSTGAGKEMVFHNCTCVGEMLRPAGNSSVVLGQCPRHGNCDYMFKLYMGFTVLFAFVSACGGTPGYIVLLRSIQPDLKSLALGMQTLIVRTLGGIPPPIYFGALIDRTCLKWGTKRCGGRGACRLYEANAFRMTFLGLIYSLYLVANLLWCALYYRVVQRARKASLRKQAKLQQNGQTDGPTARPASVVMGDRGDADRESTI from the exons ATGAGTGTGGACACCAAGCCACAGCGGAAGGCCTGCTGCTCCAAGCTCAAG ctcTTCCTGGCGGCGCTGTCCTTTGTGTACTTCGCCAAGGCGTTCGCCGGCGGCTACATGAAGAGCTCGGTGACGCAGATCGAGAGACGCTTCGACATCCCCAGCTCCCTCATCGGGGTCATCGATGGCAGCTTCGAGATCG GTAACCTGCTGGTGATAGCCTTTGTGAGCTACTTCGGGGCGAAGCTCCACCGGCCGCGGATCATCGGGGCGGGCTGCCTGGTGATGGCCATGGGCTGCTTCCTCACCGCCATGCCACACTTCTTCCAGGGAca CTATCAGTACGAGACAAGCATGTCCCATAGTTTGGACAACGCCACAGAGAGCATCCTGCCCtgtctgaccaatcacagcacagtcgTGGACACCGACATGCACTCGGAGAAGTCCAGAGCAG CGTGTGAGAAGGAGGCGGGCTCGTCCATGTGGGTGTACGTGTTCCTTGGTAACATGCTGCGCGGCATCGGGGAGACCCCCATCACACCCCTGGGAGTATCCTACCTGGACGACTTCTCCCGCGAGGAGAACACCGCCTTCTACATCG CATGCATTCAGACGGTGGGTATCCTGGGGCCCATGATGGGCTTCATGTTGGGGTCCTTCTGCGCGAAGGTCTACGTGGACATCGGCTCCGTGGACCTCG ACGCCTTGACCATCAACGACCAGGACTCTCGCTGGGTGGGCGCCTGGTGGCTGGGCTTCCTGGTCACCGGCGTGGTCATCCTGATGTCCGCcatccccttcttcttcctgcCCAAGTCCATGGCCAagcagggcgaggaggaggaggaggaggaggaggaggaggagcgcggcCGCACCGGCAAAGGGTCCAACATGGAGCACGAGAACTTCCTCCCAGGGGAGAAGGCGGGggcggagaaagaggaggagaaagaggtcAACTTCTCAGAGTTGGCTAAAG ACTTCCTGCCGTCGCTGCGGAGGCTGTTCAGTAACCGCGTGTACcccctcatcatcctcacctCCCTGGTGGCCGTGAACGGCTTCATCGGCATGATCACCTTCAAGCCCAAATACATGGAGCAGATCTACGGCCAGTCCGCCTCCAAGGCCATCTTCCTcatag ggaGCATGAACCTCCCGGCGGTGGCCCTGGGTGTGATCACGGGGGGTCTGATCCTGAAGAGGTACCGTCTGGGCGTGGTGGGCGCGGCCCGCATGGCCCTGGggacctccatcacctccttcctcctcctcttcatccagtTCTTCATCCACTGCGACAACGCAGAGGTGGCCGGCCTCACCGTCTCCTACCAGGG gctccCCGCGGTGTCCTACCAGCCCGTCTCCATGGTGTCGGGGTGCAACATGGGCTGCTCCTGCTCGCTGCGCCACTGGGACCCGGTGTGCTCCTCCAACGGACTCAGCTACGCCTCCCCCTGCCTGGCCGGCTGCCAGACCTCCACCGGGGCGGGCAAGGAGATG GTGTTCCACAACTGCACCTGTGTGGGCGAGATGCTGCGGCCGGCGGGCAACAGCTCGGTGGTGCTGGGCCAGTGCCCGCGGCACGGCAACTGTGACTACATGTTCAAGCTCTACATGGGCTTCACTGTGCTGTTCGCCTTCGTGTCCGCCTGCGGAGGAACGCCCGGGTACATCGTCCTGctcag ATCCATCCAGCCGGACCTCAAGTCCCTGGCTCTAGGGATGCAGACCCTGATAGTCCGGACCCTGG GTGGGATCCCGCCTCCCATATACTTTGGGGCGCTGATTGACAGGACGTGTCTGAAGTGGGGGACCAAGCGATGCGGAGGCCGGGGCGCCTGCCGTCTCTACGAGGCCAACGCCTTCAG GATGACCTTCCTGGGCCTGATCTACTCGCTGTACCTGGTGGCCAACCTGCTGTGGTGCGCCCTCTACTACCGCGTGGTGCAGCGCGCCCGCAAGGCGTCGCTACGGAAACAGGCCAAGCTGCAGCagaacggacagacagacgggccgACGGCGCGACCGGCCAGCGTCGTAATGGGGGACCGGGGCGACGCCGACCGGGAGAGCACCATCTAa